Proteins co-encoded in one Haloarcula pelagica genomic window:
- a CDS encoding dihydrofolate reductase produces MPALVLVAGVARTGVIGDGETIPWHYEQDEQQYKSRVSGHPVIVGRRTWASMTDVAGTHPVVVTSTPDEYEAENATFVSSVPAAAEAVAAHGETGYVIGGQSIYSMFLPYADRAFVSELPAVANGAAVFPYLGTDWTVTGTERYDEFDVVEYTNEDPLPPAAAER; encoded by the coding sequence ATGCCAGCACTCGTGTTGGTCGCCGGGGTCGCCCGGACCGGCGTCATCGGCGACGGCGAGACGATCCCGTGGCACTACGAGCAGGACGAACAGCAGTACAAGTCCCGTGTCTCGGGACACCCCGTGATCGTGGGTCGCCGAACCTGGGCGAGCATGACCGACGTGGCGGGCACACATCCCGTCGTGGTCACGAGCACGCCCGACGAGTACGAGGCCGAGAACGCCACGTTCGTCTCGTCGGTTCCCGCAGCGGCCGAGGCGGTCGCCGCCCACGGCGAGACGGGCTACGTCATCGGCGGCCAGTCCATCTACTCGATGTTCCTCCCGTACGCCGACCGCGCATTCGTCTCGGAGCTCCCGGCGGTCGCCAACGGGGCGGCGGTGTTCCCGTATCTCGGGACCGACTGGACCGTCACCGGCACCGAGCGCTACGACGAGTTCGATGTCGTCGAGTACACCAACGAGGACCCACTGCCGCCCGCGGCCGCCGAGAGATAG
- the folP gene encoding dihydropteroate synthase: MHTVDAAGLAIGDDQPPRIMGVLNVSKESPYDPSVYDEPDEAAAYVDEELIGEGAHIVDVGLESANKRLDVLSAEQELDRLETAVETIESVGGDAVFSIETRYAEVAEAALDAGFDMVNDICGFADPAMPEICREYDVAVGKMASPPDLERPGAVDDVDWATARSPEWAERADYVDRVYEALKQHGLTEKTIVDPAFGGWSERKTLEDDRATFRRLREFRGFGQPILVSINRKNFLRSLADRSTEAALPVSLAATSMAVERGAHVVRTHDVAETLDAATIGGAFAERGRTVDGEVTVSELDVRTAGDVARHLERIGADRAAGEPFVGRVFELSGLGPAAVEALDAAVADTGVVVRGGTNGVLVGGSLAELTGLADALDDEATADALSRALGK, translated from the coding sequence ATGCACACGGTCGACGCGGCGGGACTCGCGATCGGCGACGACCAGCCACCACGCATCATGGGTGTGCTGAACGTCAGCAAGGAGTCCCCCTACGACCCCTCCGTCTACGACGAGCCCGACGAGGCGGCGGCCTACGTCGACGAGGAGCTGATCGGCGAAGGCGCCCACATCGTCGACGTGGGGCTGGAGTCGGCGAACAAGCGCCTCGACGTGCTCTCGGCCGAACAGGAGCTCGACCGGCTGGAGACGGCCGTCGAGACGATCGAATCGGTCGGCGGCGACGCGGTCTTCTCGATCGAGACCCGCTACGCCGAGGTCGCCGAGGCGGCACTCGACGCCGGCTTCGACATGGTCAACGACATCTGTGGTTTCGCCGACCCGGCGATGCCCGAGATCTGCCGGGAGTACGATGTCGCCGTCGGGAAGATGGCGAGCCCGCCGGATCTGGAGCGGCCCGGCGCCGTCGACGACGTGGACTGGGCGACCGCCCGCTCGCCGGAGTGGGCCGAGCGAGCCGACTACGTCGACCGGGTCTACGAGGCGCTGAAACAGCACGGACTGACCGAGAAGACGATCGTCGACCCCGCCTTCGGCGGGTGGAGCGAGCGCAAGACGCTCGAAGACGACCGAGCGACGTTCCGCCGCCTGCGTGAGTTCCGCGGGTTCGGACAGCCGATCCTCGTCTCGATCAACCGGAAGAACTTCCTCCGGTCGCTGGCCGACCGCTCGACCGAGGCGGCCCTGCCGGTGAGCCTCGCCGCGACCTCGATGGCGGTCGAACGGGGCGCACACGTCGTCCGGACACACGATGTCGCCGAGACGCTGGACGCCGCCACGATCGGCGGCGCGTTCGCCGAACGGGGGCGGACGGTCGACGGTGAGGTGACCGTCAGCGAACTCGACGTGCGAACCGCCGGCGACGTGGCGCGACACCTCGAACGGATCGGCGCGGATCGAGCGGCGGGCGAGCCGTTCGTCGGTCGCGTCTTCGAGCTCTCGGGGCTCGGACCGGCGGCGGTCGAGGCGCTCGACGCCGCCGTCGCCGACACCGGCGTGGTGGTCCGTGGCGGCACCAACGGCGTCCTCGTCGGCGGGTCGCTGGCCGAACTCACCGGGCTCGCGGACGCGCTCGACGACGAAGCCACGGCGGACGCGCTCTCGCGTGCCCTCGGGAAGTAA